From the genome of Desulfovibrio gilichinskyi, one region includes:
- a CDS encoding TetR/AcrR family transcriptional regulator, with the protein MVQVLKDSVREQIFIAAEEQFAKVGFKKATMGAIAQAAGVATGTIYKYFKTKKELFQLIITDDFVEEFSSLTRNRVAAFAQSEGLSLGQSAMTGEAGELFRFWIRNRRKVIIILARAEGSKHEKFAQKYILNMTAQTIEQARQQFPEMNITNTFRFMVNKILTESVRGIVAILDNFEDEKAICEAFAASTTYQLAGINAFIAWSQHPGRF; encoded by the coding sequence ATGGTTCAAGTTTTGAAAGACAGTGTTCGTGAGCAAATCTTCATTGCAGCCGAAGAACAGTTTGCAAAAGTCGGATTCAAGAAAGCTACTATGGGTGCAATCGCTCAGGCAGCAGGCGTCGCAACGGGAACTATCTATAAATATTTCAAAACTAAAAAAGAATTATTTCAATTAATAATTACAGATGATTTTGTAGAAGAGTTTTCATCTTTGACTCGTAACAGAGTCGCAGCCTTTGCGCAGTCGGAAGGGCTTAGCTTAGGTCAATCTGCAATGACTGGAGAGGCAGGTGAACTGTTTCGATTTTGGATTCGCAATCGACGTAAAGTTATAATAATTTTGGCGCGGGCAGAAGGCTCTAAGCATGAAAAGTTTGCGCAAAAATACATTCTGAATATGACAGCACAGACGATAGAACAGGCTCGGCAGCAGTTTCCTGAGATGAATATAACTAATACATTTCGTTTTATGGTGAATAAAATTCTCACTGAGTCTGTAAGAGGAATTGTTGCAATTTTAGACAACTTTGAAGACGAAAAAGCAATTTGCGAAGCATTTGCAGCCAGTACTACCTATCAGCTTGCCGGCATAAACGCTTTTATTGCGTGGAGTCAGCATCCCGGGAGGTTCTAA
- a CDS encoding molybdopterin-containing oxidoreductase family protein → MKIYKTICPYDCPTSCGLLAESDGERILKVKGDPADPVSRGLICRKMQRYEKSIHSPDRIVTPLKRTGDKGSGQFSPISWDEAISTITERWKLALEESGPDSILPFYYSGVMSLIHRNCGDALFNKMGACALIKTLCSSAKSAGYAAVAGKTGCLDPRELADSDYYIVWGSNMKATRLQSMPDIVKARKLGKRVVLIESYAKEMESYCDQVVLVTPGTDGALALAMIHVLVDEGLADLDFLQREAEGFEEFKETLGVYTPVWAEDITGVPAKVIVDLAREYAAASAPVIILGSGNSRHGNGGMTVRLITILSFFTGAWSRAGGGMCGCNTGSGPYVDSDRIARPDLRTNTARKVNINMLGAALNGEDGKSPIRCLHVYGSNPVGSVADQQGIQKGLLNPEIFTVVHERFMTDTARYADIILPATFSVEQSDCHSAYGYCSFGTAYKIIPAPGECKSNWDIFCLLAKAMGYNEDHFNRTEEDLLGELLAHPLSGLQNISDDEWKILKNGGVISTPFADHTDWKTQSGKIQIINNKLESPMPEYQENYGKSHPLRLIAAPSSETLNSIFLERDELIDRRGPMTLSMHTDDAAARGIVDKDSVLAFNDMGEVVFTAIVTPLIAKGTVAATGIFKTKQSANGNLVNTLHHERLSDIGEATTLNDNTVDVRKV, encoded by the coding sequence ATGAAAATATACAAGACAATTTGCCCCTATGATTGCCCTACCTCTTGCGGTCTTTTAGCTGAAAGCGATGGTGAGCGAATATTAAAAGTTAAAGGAGATCCTGCTGACCCTGTCTCGCGCGGCCTGATCTGCCGTAAGATGCAGCGTTACGAAAAATCCATACATTCACCTGATAGAATCGTTACCCCGCTTAAGCGCACTGGCGATAAAGGATCTGGGCAATTTTCTCCCATTTCCTGGGATGAAGCGATCAGTACAATCACGGAACGCTGGAAACTGGCTTTGGAAGAGTCCGGGCCGGATTCGATTCTGCCGTTTTATTATTCCGGTGTTATGAGCCTTATCCACCGTAATTGCGGTGATGCTCTGTTTAATAAAATGGGAGCCTGTGCACTGATAAAGACGCTTTGTTCATCGGCTAAAAGTGCTGGGTATGCAGCCGTTGCCGGAAAGACGGGGTGTCTTGACCCGCGTGAGCTGGCTGACAGTGATTATTATATTGTATGGGGCAGCAACATGAAAGCCACACGGCTTCAAAGTATGCCTGATATTGTCAAAGCGCGTAAGCTTGGAAAGCGTGTCGTGCTCATTGAATCATATGCTAAGGAAATGGAATCTTATTGTGACCAGGTTGTTTTGGTAACTCCGGGGACAGACGGAGCGTTAGCTTTGGCTATGATACATGTGCTGGTAGATGAAGGACTGGCTGATTTAGATTTTCTGCAAAGAGAAGCAGAAGGATTTGAAGAATTCAAAGAGACTCTTGGAGTATACACCCCGGTTTGGGCCGAAGATATTACCGGTGTACCTGCCAAGGTTATAGTTGATCTTGCACGGGAGTACGCAGCGGCATCAGCCCCGGTTATTATTCTGGGCAGCGGTAATTCCCGCCACGGAAATGGCGGCATGACCGTACGGCTTATCACAATTTTATCATTTTTTACCGGCGCATGGTCCCGCGCAGGCGGCGGGATGTGTGGATGCAATACAGGCAGCGGGCCTTATGTTGATTCAGACCGCATTGCTCGGCCGGATTTGCGTACTAATACAGCCCGTAAAGTTAATATCAATATGCTCGGGGCAGCACTGAACGGTGAAGATGGCAAATCTCCCATACGCTGTCTGCACGTATACGGTAGCAATCCTGTTGGTTCTGTTGCCGATCAGCAGGGGATTCAAAAAGGATTACTTAATCCTGAAATTTTTACTGTGGTGCATGAACGTTTTATGACAGATACCGCTCGTTATGCAGATATTATTCTGCCTGCTACATTTTCAGTTGAGCAGTCCGACTGTCATAGTGCATACGGGTATTGCTCATTTGGAACGGCATATAAAATCATACCGGCTCCGGGAGAATGTAAAAGTAACTGGGATATCTTTTGCCTGCTTGCCAAGGCAATGGGGTATAACGAAGACCATTTCAACAGGACCGAAGAAGATCTTCTGGGTGAATTGCTTGCGCATCCTTTGTCCGGTTTGCAGAATATTTCAGACGATGAGTGGAAAATATTGAAAAACGGCGGAGTGATCTCTACACCTTTTGCTGACCACACAGACTGGAAAACTCAGTCCGGAAAAATTCAGATCATCAATAATAAGCTTGAATCACCTATGCCTGAATATCAGGAAAATTACGGGAAGAGTCATCCTCTCCGTTTAATAGCAGCACCAAGCTCCGAAACCTTGAATTCAATTTTTCTGGAACGTGATGAACTTATAGACCGCCGCGGCCCGATGACTTTGTCAATGCATACTGATGATGCAGCAGCACGCGGGATTGTAGATAAAGATTCTGTTCTTGCATTTAATGATATGGGAGAAGTCGTTTTCACCGCCATTGTGACTCCTTTGATTGCCAAAGGAACCGTTGCAGCTACAGGTATATTTAAAACGAAACAGTCTGCAAACGGGAATCTTGTAAACACTCTGCATCATGAGAGGCTCTCTGACATTGGTGAAGCTACTACTTTGAACGATAATACTGTTGATGTCCGCAAGGTTTGA